A segment of the Frankineae bacterium MT45 genome:
GCTGCCGGATCGGGAAGAGGGCGTCGGCGCGCAGGGTCGTCGCCGCCTCGGTGTTCCCGGCGGCCTCGAGCTCAGCGGCCTTGGCCTCGACGGCGGCGTCCAGGGCGGAGGCGAGCTCGTTGTACTCGCTGAGCTTCCCCATGGCCGTCCACATGTTCGCCTTCTCGGTCTCGATGCTGGCGTTGTCCTTGCGCAGCTCGTCCTGGCCCGAGGCGAGGGACTTGATGATGGCGTTGAGGTGGCTCTGGGCCGTCTCGTACTTGGCGAAGTAGCGCTGGATCTTGTCGCCACCAGGCAGGAACTTGAGCACCTTCTTGGCACCGCCGAGGTCGGCCCGCGCCGGGTCGAGTTCGGTGACCGTCGCCCGCAGATCGACGAGCGTGTTCGAGACCCGCGTCTGGGCGTCGGCTCCGCCCTTCCCCTTCGCCGCGCTCAAGGCGGCAGCCGGGCGATCCAGCATCCGGCTCGAGACACTGGCCGAAGAACGCATATCGGCGTCACCCATGGTGGTGATCGCGTTGACCTTCTGCGAGAACTCGGGCGACCGGACGTCCAGGGCCGCCAGTTCACCGGCGAAGGACTCCGCCCGCGCCTTCAGCTCCAGCTGGCGGGCGCTGTCGACCGGCACCGCGCCGGCCGCCTGCTCCTGCTCAACAACCGGAACCGGAGCCGGTGGGGTGAGCACCAGCGCGTTACTCGCTGCCGGTGCGGCCGCCGCGGCCGGCGCCGGGGTGGACCCGAGGTCAAGCTCTGACATGGGTGGAACTCCTTCTCCAGGAATGAAAACCAGTTGAAACTTACTCGTCGACGCTGTGTCTCTGCCGCACTACTTGCGTCCGTTCTGCCGCACTACTTGCGTCTGTTCTGCCGCACTACTTGCGTCCGGGAGCCCAATTCATCCCCCAGCCGTAGGCCCGGTCCAGGGCGCTCTGGCCGCCGTCGAGGTAGTTCACCTCGCGACGCACACTCAGCTCGCCGTTCAGGCTCTCCAGCATCGCGATACCGCAGATCCGCGCCCCTTCGCGCGTCTCGTCCAGGCGTACCTCCACCTGAGGACCGGCCGCCGGGAAGAGCGTGACCA
Coding sequences within it:
- a CDS encoding Uncharacterized conserved protein YaaN involved in tellurite resistance, which translates into the protein MSELDLGSTPAPAAAAAPAASNALVLTPPAPVPVVEQEQAAGAVPVDSARQLELKARAESFAGELAALDVRSPEFSQKVNAITTMGDADMRSSASVSSRMLDRPAAALSAAKGKGGADAQTRVSNTLVDLRATVTELDPARADLGGAKKVLKFLPGGDKIQRYFAKYETAQSHLNAIIKSLASGQDELRKDNASIETEKANMWTAMGKLSEYNELASALDAAVEAKAAELEAAGNTEAATTLRADALFPIRQRRQDIMTQMAVSVQGYMALDLVRKNNIELIKGVDRAQTTTIAALRTAVIVAQALSRQKLVLDQITALNTVTSNLIESTSEQLRIQGGQINQQAASSTIDIDKLQAAFDNVFQTMDAIDTFRAQAVDSMSQTVTALEGQITRAKPYLERTRQGEVSESRAPSIGTSTPPQLGS